In one Cloacibacillus porcorum genomic region, the following are encoded:
- a CDS encoding TldD/PmbA family protein, producing MIKFLPHNEIEALAAHMLDLASRKGAWGADLLYSEGGGSGLTLKDGETEECVSGSSAGIGIRTIMSDGRQGIAYGSRLDRDSVDSLVEWSLHNALASEPEEGITLYDGPLVRCEELEAEDRRIREITAADRMKYCLEMTREAQSLDSRVVSVRSASWRDGWGASFFATTKGLSGWEEGSSANCGVMVLAQSGEFTEMGGYGMEALRLDELDILKSARTAVEQTVASLGGTQLDTGSYTIMIEPETAAALVDVIGGLFCASDVHRGRSMMKGRLGELVASPCLNLTDNGRIPWKPGSSSWDSEGVPTGRTELIKNGEANAFLYNLQYAIKDGVRSTGNCSRGMSSLPDVGTTNLILEAGTESPEALRSRIVSGMYVTEFMGLHTIDPISGDFSIGAKGHRIEKGEITTPVSGVTMASNLLEFMKNISAAASDLKYSGSVAAPTLVVDNVVIAGK from the coding sequence GTGATAAAATTTCTCCCCCACAATGAAATAGAGGCGCTTGCCGCCCACATGCTCGATCTCGCCTCGCGAAAGGGTGCCTGGGGCGCTGACCTTCTCTACAGCGAGGGCGGCGGCAGCGGTTTGACGCTCAAGGACGGCGAGACGGAGGAGTGTGTCTCCGGCTCCTCGGCAGGCATCGGCATCAGGACGATAATGTCCGACGGACGGCAGGGGATCGCCTACGGCAGCCGGCTCGACAGGGACTCCGTGGATTCGCTCGTCGAGTGGAGTCTCCATAACGCGCTGGCCTCGGAGCCGGAGGAGGGCATCACTCTCTACGACGGGCCGCTGGTCCGCTGCGAGGAGCTTGAGGCGGAGGACCGGCGGATACGTGAGATCACCGCCGCCGACCGCATGAAATACTGTCTTGAAATGACGCGGGAGGCGCAGTCGCTCGACAGCCGCGTCGTCTCGGTGCGTTCCGCCTCCTGGCGTGACGGCTGGGGAGCCTCCTTCTTTGCGACGACGAAGGGGCTTTCGGGCTGGGAGGAGGGCTCAAGCGCCAACTGCGGCGTTATGGTGCTCGCGCAGTCCGGTGAGTTTACCGAGATGGGCGGTTATGGAATGGAGGCGCTGCGCCTGGACGAGCTCGACATTCTGAAGAGCGCGCGTACGGCGGTGGAACAGACCGTTGCCTCGCTGGGCGGCACGCAGCTCGACACCGGAAGCTATACCATAATGATAGAGCCGGAGACGGCCGCCGCGCTTGTCGATGTCATCGGCGGCCTCTTCTGTGCCTCCGACGTGCACCGCGGGCGTTCGATGATGAAGGGACGTCTCGGGGAACTTGTCGCCTCCCCCTGTCTCAACCTCACGGATAACGGGCGTATTCCCTGGAAGCCGGGCAGCTCCTCTTGGGACTCCGAGGGCGTTCCCACCGGACGCACGGAGCTAATAAAAAACGGCGAGGCGAACGCCTTCCTCTATAACTTGCAGTACGCGATAAAGGACGGCGTCAGGTCCACCGGCAACTGCTCCCGCGGGATGTCCTCGCTGCCCGACGTGGGGACGACGAACCTCATCCTTGAGGCGGGGACGGAGAGCCCGGAGGCGCTGCGCTCCCGGATCGTCAGCGGAATGTACGTAACGGAATTTATGGGGCTGCACACCATCGATCCGATCAGCGGCGATTTTTCGATCGGCGCCAAGGGACACCGGATAGAGAAGGGCGAGATCACGACGCCGGTAAGCGGTGTCACGATGGCCTCTAATCTGTTAGAATTTATGAAGAATATCTCGGCGGCGGCCTCCGATCTGAAATACTCAGGTTCGGTGGCGGCGCCAACATTGGTGGTTGATAATGTTGTCATTGCAGGTAAATAA
- a CDS encoding N-acetylmuramoyl-L-alanine amidase, whose protein sequence is MLSLQVNKKIFTRLITALLSLFILSASCAFAAESLSFWNGDVKKGDVTMRRNGTMQEVAVDEVISSLGFIPKSDASSIIVVLEGKKIEFWNASNVVRAAGSIISFPLPVSNADGHWWGEAKSVAEAFGYFYAAIGKPAAFRWGEPSAAPQPAVQPKAAVPEPKAEVKPAEPEKKPAVKIPPAEPAPQPAEPEEKYTPAAPAVAFSGKARPIVVVDAGHGGHDPGAAANGVREKDVNLKAALQLGEILRQYGIDARLTRRTDVYLKLAERTAFANKNEADVFISLHCNAMPKGRSNVAGLEYYIMALPSDKDAMNLAIAENKEISAGVDSAAEAQRADKKTQLLLKILGDMQQNDKISESTALAEVMHKEAKSGSMPMRKVAQAPFFVLRGAGMPAVLVEMGYLTNAAEAKKLNSASYRESLCRSIAQGVVQYIKAHPTQR, encoded by the coding sequence ATGTTGTCATTGCAGGTAAATAAAAAAATATTCACAAGACTTATAACGGCGCTCCTCTCGCTCTTCATCCTCTCGGCCTCCTGCGCTTTCGCCGCGGAGAGCCTCTCCTTCTGGAACGGGGATGTCAAAAAGGGAGACGTTACGATGCGCCGTAACGGAACGATGCAGGAGGTCGCAGTCGACGAGGTCATCTCGTCGCTCGGCTTCATTCCCAAGAGCGACGCCTCCTCGATCATTGTGGTGCTGGAGGGAAAGAAGATCGAGTTCTGGAACGCCTCGAATGTCGTGCGCGCCGCCGGGAGTATCATCAGCTTCCCCCTGCCGGTGAGCAATGCGGACGGCCACTGGTGGGGCGAGGCCAAGTCGGTGGCCGAGGCCTTCGGTTACTTCTACGCCGCGATAGGCAAACCGGCCGCTTTCCGCTGGGGCGAACCCTCGGCCGCGCCTCAGCCTGCCGTACAGCCTAAGGCCGCGGTACCCGAGCCGAAGGCGGAGGTAAAACCCGCCGAGCCGGAAAAGAAACCGGCGGTAAAGATTCCGCCGGCGGAGCCCGCGCCGCAGCCGGCCGAACCGGAGGAAAAATATACCCCTGCCGCGCCGGCCGTAGCCTTTAGCGGCAAGGCGCGCCCGATCGTCGTCGTTGACGCGGGGCACGGGGGGCACGATCCGGGAGCCGCGGCAAACGGCGTGCGTGAGAAGGACGTAAATCTCAAGGCGGCGCTGCAGCTCGGCGAGATACTGCGCCAGTACGGAATCGACGCGAGGCTGACGCGCAGGACGGACGTCTACCTGAAACTTGCGGAACGTACCGCCTTCGCAAACAAAAACGAAGCTGACGTCTTTATAAGCCTCCACTGCAATGCAATGCCCAAGGGGCGATCGAACGTCGCGGGGCTTGAATACTACATCATGGCCCTTCCCTCGGACAAGGACGCGATGAATCTGGCCATCGCGGAAAACAAAGAAATTTCCGCCGGCGTGGACAGTGCCGCCGAGGCGCAGCGCGCCGACAAAAAGACTCAGCTGCTGCTCAAAATATTGGGGGACATGCAGCAAAATGATAAAATAAGCGAGAGCACGGCGCTGGCCGAGGTGATGCACAAGGAGGCGAAGTCCGGCTCCATGCCGATGCGGAAGGTGGCGCAGGCTCCTTTCTTCGTTCTGCGCGGAGCGGGGATGCCGGCCGTACTCGTTGAAATGGGATATCTCACCAACGCTGCGGAGGCGAAAAAACTCAATTCCGCCTCCTACCGGGAGTCGCTCTGCCGCAGCATTGCGCAGGGGGTCGTGCAGTATATCAAGGCGCACCCTACGCAGAGATAG
- a CDS encoding GerMN domain-containing protein, giving the protein MRDSEGRQRHFVIQDKKDESYDSPSVRRRGIIKGREEEVEEVLEEPRAPRPRKSLREREMEEEEESRTLRRGRGKKRLKEEEDYDYEEEDEENYGSKAPKIVRIFAWVALMIILFACGYLATNYFFSWSDKKGGERIGSVYGTGSEVKESAATEETAASNTKYTLYLPDGEGFQSRGIDITGGGTREEDIAKVMSMYVDSLKETKALDPAVSINEIFQSGDWLYLNMTPTFQSSLKSLGKAKAEKLLSGFTKTVQENFPPLKKVKFYVNSKEITDKNPVDLTQPWERTN; this is encoded by the coding sequence ATGAGGGATTCAGAGGGAAGACAGCGGCACTTTGTGATACAGGATAAAAAGGACGAAAGCTACGACTCTCCGTCCGTGCGCCGCCGCGGGATCATAAAGGGGCGCGAAGAAGAGGTCGAAGAGGTTCTCGAAGAGCCGCGCGCGCCGCGTCCCCGTAAATCGCTGCGCGAACGTGAGATGGAGGAAGAGGAAGAGTCCCGCACCCTGCGCCGCGGCCGCGGCAAAAAGCGCCTGAAAGAGGAAGAGGACTACGATTACGAGGAAGAGGACGAAGAAAATTATGGCTCCAAAGCCCCTAAAATCGTCCGTATCTTTGCCTGGGTAGCGCTGATGATCATCCTCTTTGCCTGCGGCTACCTCGCCACCAACTACTTCTTCAGCTGGTCCGACAAAAAGGGCGGCGAGCGTATAGGCAGCGTCTACGGCACGGGCTCCGAGGTCAAAGAATCAGCGGCGACGGAGGAGACTGCCGCCTCCAATACGAAATATACCCTCTATCTGCCCGACGGAGAGGGCTTCCAGAGCCGCGGCATCGATATAACCGGCGGCGGCACGAGGGAAGAAGACATCGCGAAGGTGATGTCGATGTACGTTGACAGCCTTAAAGAGACGAAGGCGCTCGACCCGGCGGTCTCCATAAACGAAATATTCCAGAGCGGCGACTGGCTCTATCTCAACATGACGCCCACCTTCCAGAGCTCGCTCAAGAGCCTCGGTAAGGCCAAGGCGGAGAAGCTGCTCAGTGGCTTTACCAAGACGGTACAGGAAAACTTCCCGCCGCTGAAAAAGGTAAAATTCTACGTGAACTCCAAGGAGATCACCGACAAAAATCCCGTGGACCTCACCCAGCCCTGGGAAAGGACCAATTAA
- the rph gene encoding ribonuclease PH: MTELIRIDGRGVETLRPITFERGVSRYAEGSALVRWGNTHVLCTASVDEKVPPFMRGSGSGWITAEYSMLPRATHQRSPRDISRGKQNARGSEIQRLIGRSLRAAVDMTKLGERTVTIDCDVLQADGGTRTASITAGFIALFDALRWLRANERIAAIPMKNQIAAVSVGKVAGTPMLDLCYEEDSTAEVDANLVMTGSGDFIELQGTGEGGTFSYSELAQIIDLGWSGISEIHQKQREILALSEEERELFEKCR, from the coding sequence ATGACAGAATTGATCCGCATAGACGGGCGCGGCGTGGAGACGCTGCGCCCGATAACCTTTGAGCGCGGCGTCAGCCGTTACGCCGAGGGGTCGGCGCTTGTAAGATGGGGCAACACCCATGTTCTCTGCACCGCCTCCGTCGATGAAAAGGTTCCCCCTTTCATGCGCGGCTCCGGCAGCGGCTGGATAACCGCGGAATACTCTATGCTCCCGCGTGCGACGCACCAGCGCAGCCCGCGCGACATCAGCAGGGGAAAACAGAACGCGCGCGGCAGCGAAATACAACGGCTCATCGGCCGCTCTCTGCGCGCGGCGGTGGATATGACGAAGCTTGGCGAGCGGACGGTCACCATTGACTGCGACGTGCTCCAGGCCGACGGCGGCACACGCACCGCCTCCATTACGGCGGGCTTCATCGCCCTATTTGACGCGCTGCGCTGGCTTCGCGCGAACGAGAGGATAGCCGCCATCCCGATGAAAAACCAGATTGCCGCCGTCAGCGTCGGAAAGGTCGCCGGAACGCCGATGCTCGATCTTTGCTACGAGGAGGACTCCACGGCGGAGGTCGACGCCAACCTCGTTATGACCGGCTCGGGAGACTTCATCGAGCTGCAGGGTACGGGAGAGGGCGGTACCTTTTCTTACTCGGAGCTTGCGCAGATAATCGACCTCGGCTGGAGCGGCATCTCGGAGATACACCAGAAACAGCGCGAAATACTCGCGCTCAGTGAAGAAGAGAGAGAGCTGTTTGAAAAATGCAGATGA
- the rdgB gene encoding RdgB/HAM1 family non-canonical purine NTP pyrophosphatase, whose product MQMILASTNRGKYREMKAQLEPLNIELLFGGDFERPLEVDETGESYAENALLKARAWAEAIGLPALADDSGLEAEALGGIPGIHSARIIAGSDRDRMYWLLGEMKDKEDRRGRFACAIAVVFPDKKEPLTVTKYCPGHITREPAGESGFGYDPIFVPDGFDRTFAELGDEIKNKISHRAMAVKGIAEKLIPVVQSYAVRGM is encoded by the coding sequence ATGCAGATGATCCTTGCTAGCACAAACAGGGGAAAATACCGCGAGATGAAGGCGCAGCTGGAACCGCTGAACATAGAGCTTCTCTTCGGCGGCGACTTTGAAAGGCCGCTTGAAGTTGACGAGACGGGAGAGAGCTACGCAGAAAACGCTCTGCTCAAAGCGCGGGCCTGGGCCGAGGCCATCGGCCTGCCGGCGCTTGCCGACGACAGCGGCCTGGAGGCGGAGGCCCTCGGAGGAATCCCCGGGATACATTCGGCGCGCATCATTGCGGGCAGCGACCGGGACCGGATGTACTGGCTGCTCGGAGAGATGAAAGATAAAGAGGACCGCCGCGGACGCTTTGCCTGCGCCATCGCGGTAGTTTTTCCGGATAAAAAAGAACCGCTTACGGTCACAAAATATTGTCCGGGGCATATAACGCGTGAACCGGCGGGCGAATCCGGCTTCGGCTACGACCCGATATTCGTCCCCGACGGCTTTGACAGGACCTTTGCCGAACTGGGCGACGAAATAAAAAATAAAATTTCCCACCGCGCAATGGCTGTAAAAGGTATAGCCGAAAAGCTCATACCTGTGGTACAATCATACGCTGTACGTGGTATGTAA
- the secG gene encoding preprotein translocase subunit SecG — protein sequence MKILLGIIHILVCLALIAVVMMQHRKSGGFTGAFGGGGTQADMSGTWQRMSGLTKVTAVLMGAFMVISILQVVIR from the coding sequence GTGAAAATTCTTCTTGGAATAATTCACATCCTTGTTTGTCTGGCTCTCATCGCTGTCGTAATGATGCAGCACAGGAAATCCGGCGGCTTCACCGGCGCGTTCGGCGGCGGCGGAACGCAGGCAGATATGAGCGGCACCTGGCAGCGCATGTCCGGCCTCACGAAGGTCACCGCGGTGCTCATGGGGGCCTTCATGGTCATCTCAATACTTCAGGTTGTAATCAGGTAA
- a CDS encoding nicotinate phosphoribosyltransferase — protein sequence MTVKPLDGQKDIASYEHVGGRLFSATHEEILTGWTTDIYFLKTRDVLRSAGLLETPVVAEVFTRKRGTFAGSEEVLNLFRKLPNPPQVEALAEGESFEAKEVLMRISGTYESFGLYETVLLGMLASSTGWATAAKECVEAAEGRSVLCFGARHVHPAIAPVMERAAKIAGCSAMSCILAAKLCGEEPKGTVPHAAILMVGDTVKLAKLYDAQVPEEEPRIVLVDTFKDEAEETMRVAEALGDKLAGIRLDTPGERGGVTPELVREIRWRLNMAGFDKVQIIATGGLTPERIKVMNEAGADVYGVGSYITSGAQRDMTMDIKMVNGKPVAKRGRLPGIIPNPKLKRVL from the coding sequence ATGACCGTAAAACCTCTGGACGGCCAGAAAGATATCGCCTCTTATGAACATGTCGGCGGACGGCTCTTTTCCGCGACACACGAGGAGATACTCACGGGTTGGACGACAGATATCTATTTTCTTAAAACACGCGACGTACTGAGATCGGCGGGACTTCTTGAGACCCCGGTGGTTGCCGAAGTGTTCACGCGCAAAAGGGGAACCTTCGCCGGCTCGGAAGAGGTCCTGAATCTCTTCCGCAAACTCCCGAACCCTCCCCAGGTGGAGGCGCTTGCCGAAGGCGAAAGCTTCGAGGCGAAAGAGGTGCTGATGCGTATCAGCGGCACCTATGAATCGTTCGGCCTCTATGAGACGGTGCTCCTCGGGATGCTCGCCTCATCGACCGGCTGGGCCACGGCTGCCAAAGAATGCGTTGAGGCGGCGGAGGGCAGAAGCGTCCTCTGTTTCGGCGCGCGTCACGTCCATCCGGCTATCGCGCCGGTGATGGAGCGCGCGGCGAAGATCGCCGGGTGCAGCGCAATGAGCTGTATCCTGGCCGCGAAGCTCTGCGGCGAGGAGCCGAAGGGTACGGTGCCTCACGCGGCGATACTGATGGTCGGCGACACTGTTAAATTGGCCAAGCTCTACGACGCGCAGGTCCCCGAAGAAGAGCCGCGCATCGTCCTCGTCGATACCTTCAAAGACGAGGCGGAAGAGACGATGCGGGTCGCCGAAGCTCTCGGCGATAAGCTCGCCGGCATACGGCTCGACACCCCCGGAGAGCGCGGCGGCGTCACCCCGGAGCTGGTGCGCGAGATTCGCTGGCGGCTTAATATGGCGGGCTTCGACAAAGTGCAGATAATCGCGACGGGCGGCTTGACCCCCGAACGCATAAAGGTCATGAACGAAGCGGGCGCGGACGTATACGGCGTAGGCAGCTACATCACGAGCGGCGCGCAGCGCGATATGACGATGGATATAAAAATGGTAAACGGCAAACCGGTCGCAAAGAGGGGCCGTCTGCCGGGAATAATACCGAACCCTAAGCTTAAACGCGTGCTCTAG
- the rplM gene encoding 50S ribosomal protein L13, with translation MIGTRSFMAKGEEVERKWYIIDAENKPLGRLAVQVARILSGKHKPTYTPHVDTGDFVVVINAEKVGLTGNKLTQSTISKHSGHPGGLKVLTYKQILERRPERLVERVVWGMLPKTKLGRDMYRKLKVYAGAAHPHAAQKPEQID, from the coding sequence ATGATAGGCACACGTTCCTTCATGGCCAAAGGTGAAGAAGTAGAGCGCAAATGGTACATCATCGACGCTGAAAACAAGCCCCTTGGCCGTCTCGCAGTACAGGTAGCCCGCATACTCTCCGGCAAGCACAAACCCACCTACACCCCCCACGTGGACACAGGTGATTTTGTGGTCGTCATCAACGCCGAGAAAGTAGGCCTCACCGGCAATAAACTTACCCAGTCCACCATCTCAAAGCACTCCGGACACCCCGGCGGACTTAAAGTGCTCACATACAAACAGATTCTTGAGCGCCGCCCCGAACGCCTCGTAGAGCGCGTGGTATGGGGAATGCTCCCGAAGACGAAGCTTGGCCGCGACATGTACCGCAAACTTAAGGTATATGCCGGAGCGGCACATCCGCACGCGGCCCAGAAGCCCGAGCAGATAGACTAA
- the rpsI gene encoding 30S ribosomal protein S9: protein MADKKFLWGTGRRKNAIARVRICEGTGQFLINNREVKDYLPRFYWASQAVEPLAAAGVEGKIDVFVNAHGGGLTGQAGAIRLGVARALLKMYPNVRPVLKKAGLLTRDSRMVERKKVGLKGARANKQFSKR from the coding sequence ATGGCAGACAAAAAATTCCTTTGGGGAACAGGCAGAAGAAAGAACGCTATCGCCCGTGTACGCATCTGCGAAGGCACCGGCCAGTTCCTCATCAACAACCGTGAAGTAAAAGACTACCTCCCCCGTTTCTACTGGGCCTCGCAGGCCGTTGAGCCCCTCGCGGCGGCAGGTGTCGAAGGTAAAATAGACGTCTTTGTGAACGCCCACGGCGGCGGCCTCACCGGACAGGCCGGAGCCATCCGCCTCGGCGTGGCGAGAGCGCTGCTCAAGATGTATCCCAATGTACGTCCCGTGCTTAAAAAGGCCGGACTCCTCACGCGCGACTCACGTATGGTCGAGCGCAAGAAGGTCGGACTCAAGGGCGCGCGCGCGAACAAGCAGTTCTCAAAGCGTTAA
- a CDS encoding TetR/AcrR family transcriptional regulator, with the protein MGTKEKILITALRLFAQDGYEAVSVSRIAGELGMTKGALYKHYKNKRDIYDSIVAHIFQLDAERAKTSKVPEKTFDETPLPFRYTTVEGLKTFMEAQFRYWSEDETACNFRRMLTLEQYRNPELTELYHRAFTSGPLGYTEDLFREMMGRGLWHKGNPRQMAVEFYAPFYLLLSISDAASSEPEKRATEELFTAHVEGFIEKYASEGEEAANGGDHKG; encoded by the coding sequence ATGGGGACAAAGGAAAAAATCCTCATAACAGCCCTTCGGCTGTTTGCGCAGGATGGATATGAGGCGGTCTCTGTGAGCCGGATCGCGGGAGAATTGGGCATGACGAAGGGCGCGCTCTATAAGCACTACAAAAATAAGCGCGACATCTATGACAGCATCGTGGCGCATATCTTTCAGCTGGATGCGGAACGGGCGAAAACATCAAAAGTTCCCGAGAAAACCTTTGATGAAACGCCCCTGCCCTTTCGTTATACCACCGTGGAGGGGCTAAAGACATTTATGGAGGCGCAGTTTCGTTATTGGTCGGAGGATGAGACCGCCTGTAATTTTCGCAGGATGCTGACGCTGGAACAATATCGAAATCCGGAATTGACGGAGCTGTATCACCGGGCCTTTACAAGCGGGCCGCTCGGTTATACGGAAGATTTATTCCGTGAGATGATGGGGCGGGGGCTTTGGCATAAGGGAAATCCCCGGCAAATGGCGGTGGAATTTTACGCGCCCTTTTACCTGCTGCTGAGTATCTCCGACGCCGCCTCAAGTGAGCCCGAAAAGAGAGCGACGGAGGAGCTTTTTACAGCGCATGTTGAAGGGTTCATAGAAAAATATGCCTCGGAGGGCGAAGAAGCGGCCAACGGCGGGGATCATAAAGGCTGA
- a CDS encoding GNAT family N-acetyltransferase yields the protein MIKIRNERETDYKTVEDITRKAFYNLYVPGCAEHYLVHIMRGHEDFIAELDFVIELDGQVIGNIMYTKAKLIDEAGTKKETLTFGPVCIAPEHQRKGYGKMLMEHSFQEALALGYDAVVIFGSPVNYVSGGFKSCKKYNVCLENNKFPAAMMVKELAPNVFDGRKWTYYDSPVMAISEQAAREYDDALEKMEKRYQPSQDEFYIMSRSFVE from the coding sequence GTGATAAAGATAAGAAACGAAAGAGAAACAGATTACAAAACAGTAGAGGATATCACCAGGAAAGCCTTTTATAACCTCTATGTTCCCGGGTGCGCGGAACATTATTTAGTTCATATCATGCGCGGGCATGAGGATTTTATCGCGGAGCTGGATTTTGTGATCGAACTTGACGGGCAGGTAATCGGAAATATCATGTACACGAAAGCGAAGCTGATCGACGAGGCGGGGACGAAAAAAGAGACACTCACCTTTGGCCCCGTCTGCATCGCCCCTGAACATCAGAGAAAGGGCTATGGAAAGATGCTCATGGAGCATTCATTTCAAGAGGCGCTGGCGCTCGGCTACGACGCCGTCGTTATATTCGGCAGTCCGGTAAACTATGTGAGCGGCGGTTTCAAGAGCTGCAAAAAATACAACGTCTGTCTGGAAAATAATAAATTCCCCGCGGCGATGATGGTAAAGGAACTCGCCCCCAATGTCTTTGACGGCAGAAAATGGACCTACTACGACAGCCCGGTGATGGCGATCTCAGAGCAGGCGGCCCGGGAGTATGACGATGCTCTGGAAAAAATGGAAAAGAGGTATCAGCCCAGCCAGGATGAATTTTATATTATGAGCCGTTCTTTCGTCGAATGA